In Rutidosis leptorrhynchoides isolate AG116_Rl617_1_P2 chromosome 2, CSIRO_AGI_Rlap_v1, whole genome shotgun sequence, one genomic interval encodes:
- the LOC139893402 gene encoding uncharacterized protein isoform X2: protein MSSIDRISKRSCYTSTLFKECAHRARPVTRANFKDSVSTSGLDPKVHYTLDARSHDNDLYTALKPAINPIQLLIIYLLMRYACKNIDPILS from the exons ATGTCAAGCATTGACAGAATATCAAAGAGGAGCTGCTATACTTCAACACTATTTAAG GAATGTGCTCATCGTGCTAGACCAGTGACTCGTGCAAATTTCAAGGATTCTGTCTCAACTTCGGGTTTGGATCCGAAAGTACATTATACT TTGGATGCTCGAAGCCATGACAACGACTTATATACAGCTCTCAAACCAGCTATCAACCCAATACAATTGTTGATCATTTACCTGTTAATGAGATATGCTTGCAAGAATATCGACCCAATCCTTT CTTAA
- the LOC139893402 gene encoding uncharacterized protein isoform X1: MFLIEAELQHQECAHRARPVTRANFKDSVSTSGLDPKVHYTLDARSHDNDLYTALKPAINPIQLLIIYLLMRYACKNIDPILCMFFSALILNLISIMVVGS, encoded by the exons ATGTTCTTGATTGAAGCCGAACTGCAACATCAG GAATGTGCTCATCGTGCTAGACCAGTGACTCGTGCAAATTTCAAGGATTCTGTCTCAACTTCGGGTTTGGATCCGAAAGTACATTATACT TTGGATGCTCGAAGCCATGACAACGACTTATATACAGCTCTCAAACCAGCTATCAACCCAATACAATTGTTGATCATTTACCTGTTAATGAGATATGCTTGCAAGAATATCGACCCAATCCTTTGTATGTTTTTTAGTGCTTTAATCTTAAATCTTATTTCAATTATGGTTGTTGGAAGTTAA